GCTCTTCGCCGCCCTTTCCACCCTCGCCCCCCAGTTCGGCGCCAACAACCAGCTCGGCAACTATCTCGGCCAATACGGCCAGATCATCCGCGGCCATCGTCGCCACGACGTCTGGACCGCCCAGACCACCTTCACCAAGGTCTTCGGTCCCACCCTCGGCGCCAACGCCCTCACCATGGTCGGTGAAGTGGGCGGTCTCTGGGCCGACATCCCGTCCAAGGACGTGCTCCGCTACGAGGTCCAGGGCACCTACACCTCCGGCGATCAGGCCGCCATGATCGGCACCGGCAGCGCCCTGCCCGCCACGCCGATGAGTTACTTCGCCGATGACTTTGCCTGGGGCTACCAGCTCCTCGCCCGTCTCGAATACAACAACGTCTTCGCCGGCGTGAACGTGTTGCCCACCGTCGCCTTCTCGCACGACGTGAGCGGCAACAGCCCCGCACCGCTCTCCAACTACCTCGAAGGCCGCAAATCGCTCAGCCTCTCCGCCGAGTTCGTGTGGCAAAACGCCTGGTCCGCCGACGTCCGCTACGTCTCCTACTTCGGCGGCGGCGTGCAAAACCTCCTCGGCGATCGCGATTACTTCGCCACCACCTTCAAGTATTCCTTCTAACCCGGGTTCACTCCCCCACGTGCCACGATGAAATCTCTTCTTCACCTCACGGGTAGCCTCCTCCTCACCGCCACCTTTGCCTGCGCCGAGATCAGCGACACCGATCTCGCCCGCCTCGGCAACGACCTCACCCCGCTCGGCGGTGAAAAGGCTGGCAACGCCGATGGCTCCATCCCGGCCTGGACCGGCGGCATCACGACGCCTCCCGCCGGCTTCCAAGTCGGTGACCACCATCCCGATCCCTTCGCCGATGACCAACCGCTGGTCACGATCACCCGCGCCAACCTCGCCCAGTATCGCGACCAGCTCACCGCCGGTCACGTCGCCCTGATCGAGGCCTACGACGACTACAAACTCGTCGTCTATCCCACCCACCGCAGCGCCTCGGTGCCCCAGCGCATCTACGACGCCACCAAGGAATTCGCCCCCACCGCCCGCCTCGTCAACGACGGCGCCGGCATCGAGGGCGCCATCCGCGGCATCCCCTTCCCCGTTCCGCAAAACGGCCACGAGGTCCTCTGGAACCACCTCACCCGCTACCGCGGTGACGCCGCCATCCGCTACATCGGCCAGGCCGCCCCGCAGCGCAACGGCAGCTACACCATGGTCGAGTTTGAGGACGAGTTCTGGTTCAACTACGCCCGCACCGACATCGGTCCGGACGAGCTGAACAACACCCTCGTTTACTTCAAACAAGCCGTGCTCGCTCCCGCCCGTCTCGCCGGCACCATCCTGCTCGCCCACGAGACCCTCGACCAAGTCATCGAGCCGCGTCGCGCCTGGGTTTACAACGCCGGCCAGCGCCGCGTCCGCCGCGCCCCGCAGGTTGCCTACGACAACCCCGGCACCGCCGCCGACGGCATGCGCACCTCCGACCAGTTCGACATGTTCAACGGCGCGCCCGACCGCTACGACTGGAAGCTCGTCGGCAAGCGCGAGATGATCGTGCCCTACAACAGCTACAAGCTGCACAGCGATCAGGTTTCGCCCGACGAGATCCTGCAACCCCTGCACATCAACCAGGACCTCGCCCGCTACGAAAAGCACCGCGTCTGGGTCGTGGATGCCACCCTCAAGGACGGCACCTCCCACCTCTACTCGCGCCGCACCTTCTACATCGACGAAGACTCCTGGCAGATCCTCGCCGCCGACCAATACGACTCCCGCGGCGAACTCTGGCGCGTCTCCGAAGCCCACTGCATCAACTACTACGACGTGCCCGTTTTCTGGAGCACCCTCGAAGTCCACACCGACCTCGTGGCCGGTCGTTACCTCGCCATCGGCTTGGACAACGACCAGCAGATGTATGACTTCAGCATCCAACGCGGTGAGCGAGACTACTCGCCCAACGCCCTGCGCCGCGACGGTATCAAGTGACCTCCTCCGCCCGACCACGCATTCCCTGTGGGTCGGGCTTTATGCCCGACATCCGCGGCGGCCTGCGCCTGCTCCTGGCGCTGGTCGCCCTCTGCGCCGCAACCGTCGGGTTCGCGGCCCCCACCGGCCCCCTCCTGCTCGACGCCACCTTCGCCGGCGAGTCCATCGTGACCGTCGGTGAACGCGGGCTCATCCGCCGCTCCACCGATGGCGGCAAAACCTGGATCACCTCCGATCCCGTCGTGCCCTACACGCTCTGCGCCGTGAGTTTTGCCGACGCCCGCAACGGCTGGGCGGCCGGCCACGGCGCGGTCGTGCTGCGCACCACCGATGGTGGGCTGTCATGGCAACACCAATACACCGGGCCCGACCCCGAGTCGCCCTTCCTCGACCTGCTCGCCCTCGACGGCGGCCACCTCATCGCCATCGGCGCCTTCGGCTCCTACTTTGTCAGTCATGACGCAGGAGCCACCTGGGAGCAGGAATGGATCCTGGATGAGGACATGCACCTCAACCGCATCACCCGCATGGCCGACGGCACCCTCTTCATCGCCGGTGAAATGGGCGCGCTCCTCCGTTCCAGCGACAACGGCGTCACCTGGGACACACTCGACACCGGCGAAGACGGTTCGCTCTACGGCGTGATGGAGCTCTCCGACCACACCCTGCTCGCCTACGGTCTGCGCGGCCGCGTCTATCGCAGCACCGACCGCGGCGACAGCTGGACCGCGGTGAAAACGCCCGGCACCGGCCTGCTCATGACCGGCATCGAACTCGGCGCCGCCCGCACCATCATCCTCGCCGGCCAAGCCCGCACCTGGTGGATGAGCCGCGACGGCGGCCGCACCTTCACGGCCCCCACCGATCGCACGCCCAGCATCGCCGAGGTCCTCCTCACCCCCGCCGGCCAACTCCTCACCTTCGGCGAGAACGGCGTCAACCCAGCTCCGTAAGCTGAATTCTTAGACCCAGAGGACACTGCGGTGAACACAGAGCGCACAGCGTCACTTGCCGACTATGGTCTCCACCAAGGTCCCTATGACCGCCTCCTGCGCCAGGCTCTTCGCTGCCTTTGCTACCTTGGTGTAAACCCCACCGTGCCTCTCCGCCTCCGAGCCCTCTGTGCCCCCTCTGTGCTCTCCGTGACTCAAAGCCCATGAAGGATCGCATCACCGCCGCCTTGGAAAATTTCGTGTTTGGTAACCGCGCCAAACTCGTCGTGGTGTTCGCCCTCCTCACGGCGTTGATGGCGTGGTTCACCTCGCGCACGCACGTCGACGCGAGCTTCAAGAAGTCGCTGCCGCTCGACCACCCCTACATCGATACCTTCACCCAATACGAATCGGACTTCGGTGGCGCCAACCAGATCGTCATCGCGCTTATGGCGCGCAACGGCGACATGTTCACCCCCGAGTTCTTCGCCGCCCTGCGCGAAGCCACCGACGCCGTCTTCTTCCTGCCCGGCGTCGACCGCGCGCAGGTGCAGTCCCTCTTCACGCCCAACGTGCGTTACGTCGAGGTCGTCGACGGCGGTTTCGCCGGCGGCAACGTCATCCCCGCCGACTTCACCCCCACCCCGGCCAACTTCGCCAAGGTGAAGGAGAACATCATCAAGTCCGGCAAACTCGGCCAACTCGTCGCCAACGACTTTTCCGGCGCCATCATCAGCGCCCAACTCCTCGAGGTCGATCCCACCACCGGCGAGCGCATCGACTACATCGAGGTGGCCGACGCGTTAGAGAAAAACATCCGCGGCCAATTCTCCGGCTGGGCCGTCGATGTGCGCCTCGGCGTGCACATCATCGGCTTCGCCAAGGTCATCGGCGACATCTCCGACGGCGCCCAGAACGTGCTCTTTTTCTTCGCCGTCGCCTTCGTCATCACCGGCCTGCTCATCCTCTTCTATTCGCAGTCGCTCAAACTCACCGCCTTCACCCTCGGCTGCGCCTTCATCGCGGTCCTCTGGCAACTCGGCACGCTCAACGCGCTCGGCTTCGGCCTCGATCCCTACTCGATCCTCGTGCCCTTCCTCATCTTCGCCATCGGGGTGAGTCACGGCGTGCAGATGATGCGCGCCTACCGCGCCGAGGCCTTTGCCGGTCGCAACAGTGTCGAGGCCGCGCGCGCCGCCTTCCGCCAATTGCTCGTGCCCGGCGGTGTTGCCCTGCTCACCGACACGCTCGGCTTCGTCACGATGCTCATCATCAAGATCGAGGTCATCCGCGAACTCGCCATCACCGCTTCGCTCGGCGTCGCCGTCATTCTCATCACCAACCTCTTCCTGCTCCCGATTCTGCTCTCCTACGTGAAGCTGCCGAATCACTACCGTGAGAAGATCGCCGGTCGCCGCACCCGCACCGACGCCGCTTGGAAGAAGGTCTGCATCGTCATGCGCCCCGGCGTTTCCGCCACCATCCTGCTCGTGTGCGTCGGCCTCGGTTGGTGGGCCTTCGGCCAATCCCAAAAGGTGCGCATCGGCGACACCCAGGCGGGCGTGCCGGAGCTGCGCCAGACCTCCCGCTACAACGAGGACAGCCGCACCATCACCGACAAGTTTTCCATCGGCGTGGACATCCTCAAAGTCATCGCCGAGGGCGGCCCCAATGCCTGTGTCGACTACGACGTCGTCACCCTCATGGACCAATTCCAAGGCCACATGAGCACCGTGCCCGGCGTGCAGTCCATCATCAGCCTCACCTCCGTCGCCAAGACCGTGAACGCCGGCTGGAACGAGGGCTCCCTCAAGTGGCGCATCCTGCCTTCCCACCCCGCCGCTCTCGCGCAAGTCGTGTCGCCCATCGAGACCTCCACCGGCTTGCTCAACGCCGACGGCAGCGTGATGCCCATCCTCATTTTCCTCACCGACCACCGCGCCGAAACGCTCACCCGCGTGACCGATGAAGTGAAGGCGTTCGCCGCCGCCAATCCGTCCGAGAAAGTGAAGTTCCGCCTCGCCAGCGGCAACGCCGGCGTGATGGCCGCGACCAACGAAGTCGTCGCCGCCGCCCAATACCCGATCGTCTTCTGGGTCTTTGGCGCCGTCATCACCCTGTGCCTGATCACCTTCCGCTCCGTGCGCGCCATGCTCTGCATCGTGCTGCCGCTGCTGCTGGTCAGTTACCTCGGCTACGCGCTCATGGTTGCGCTGCAGATCGGCCTCAAAACCTCCACCCTGCCTGTCGTCGCGCTCGGCGTCGGCATCGGCGTCGACTACGGCATCTACATTTTCTCCCGCTTCATGATCTGCCGCCGCGAAGGCATGGCGTTCGAAGACGCCATGTTTGAAGCCTTCACCCGCACCGGCAGTGCGGTGGTGTTCACCGGCCTCACCCTCGCCATCGGCGTGAGCACCTGGATCTTCTCCGAACTCAAATTCCAGGCCGACATGGGCGTGCTGCTTACCTTCATGTTCCTCGTCAACATGATCGCGGCCATCGTCATCCTGCCCGCGCTCGCTCGCTGGCTCTTCGGCAGCCGACGCGTAAAGACCCTCGACTAGGGTTTCGGCGCCTGCCGGAGTTCCGTTGATGGCTCTGCTCTGCCTGCTTGTTCTGCTCCTCGGGGCCGGTCTGCCCTTGGCTCCGCGCCTCGCCGATACGCCTTGGCGGCGCGCGGCCCTCACGCCGTTTGCCGGGTTGTTGGTGCTGTTTCTGATCGGCGCGCTGCTGCACGGTCTGCGTCTGCCTGCGACCTGGTGGCCGCTGGTCGGTCTGCTCGCCACCGGCGGACTCTGGGCGGGCCGCCGTGAAGTGAAATCGTGGATACAGGATCCTGCCACGCGCACCTTGCTCGCCCACTGGGCGTTGTGGGCCCTGTGGTTGCTCGGCTGCCTCGCGCTCATTCGCCACTACTCCGGCGGCGATTGGACCAATGACTGGATCGGCCACTACCACCGCGCCCAACACATCCTGCACCAGAGCCCGACCGATGCCGCGTTCTTCGCCGCCGATCCCTTTCCCTCGCGTCCGCCCCTGCTCAACACGATCACCGCCCTCGTGCTCGGCACCGTCGGCGACACCTTTGCCCACTATCAAGTGGTGATGACGCTGCTGGGTTCACTCGCCTTCTTTCCTGCCCGCCTGCTCGTGCGCGAGCTCTGCACCGGCACCACCGAAGACCGTGCCGCCCGTTGGTTGCTGGTGCTGCTCATGGCGTCGCCCGCGCTCATGCAGAACGCGACCTTCCCGTGGACCAAGCTAGGCACCGCCGCGTGGGTGCTGCTCGCCGCCGTGTTGACCTGGCGAGGTCTGCGCCACCAACACGCCCGCGACCTGCAGCTCGCCGGGGCCGCCGCCGCCGGGGCCGTCGTGAGTCACTATTCCGCCGCGATCTACTTGGTGGTCGCGTTGGCGACGCTCGCGTGGATCGCGCGGCGGCCCGAGCCCCGTCGCCTGCTCCTGCGCGCGCTGCCGTGGAGCGCCGCCTTGTTTGCGGTCGTGATGGGCACCTGGCTGCTCTGGTCGGTCGGTCGCTATGGCTGGACCACCACTTTTGCCTCCAACTCCACCGTAAGTTTCGCCGCCGAAGGTGACGCCCTGCGCGCCTTTGCGATCAACCTGCTGCGCACCGTGGTGCCTGCGCCCTTCTTGCCGCCGTTTGATCCGAGCTACGTGCCGCCCGCCAACGTGATGGCCGATTGGCGCGACCATCGCTTCCATTTTTATCAGGAAACGCTGCCGGGCATGCTCGGCCTCACCGGCCTCGTGGTGCTGGTGCTCTCGCGCGCGGTTTGGTGGCCTCGACTCGGGGCCGTCGTCCGCCAACTCGGTCTGCCCATCCTCGCCGTCGTGCTACTCGGCATCGCGGCCCACACCGCGCCCGCGGCCTGGGGCGTCGCCCACATCTGCCTGCTCACGCTGCCCCTCGCCTTCGTCGCGGGCGCCGCGGTGCTCCTGGCCAAACTGCCGTCACCGCGCCGCGTGGTGCTCGCCGCGGCCCTCTTTTTCGATCTGGCCGCAGGTATCGGTCTGCAGCTCTTCATCGAGAACGCACGCATCACGCCGGGCATCCTCGCCTACGGCAACGGAGAACCCCTCCTCCACGCCTACGGCCAGACGCTCTGGCTCAACGCCGCCATGCAGATCCGCGCCGGCTACACCTTGTTGGGCGAACAACTGCCCGGCTTCGCTTGGGCCCCGCTGACGCTCGGCCTAGTCGCCTTGTTCATCACCACCTTCCGCCGCGCCCTCCGTGCCTAAAACCGCGCCTAGCGCCGCGCCATCGCCAGCTGCAGCATTTCCGCCGCCGCCTCAAACAGGCCCAGAAACGTTTCCTCCGCGAGACCAAGCCGACGGCCCTTCAAGTGACCCACGCCCCACTCCCGGCGCAGCGGTTGGACGCCAATGGGCACCGGCACGAGCGAACCTTCCTCCACCTCCTTCTGCGCCACCCAACGCGCGAACACTCCCACCCCCAGGCCGATTTTCACCAGCTCCTTCGCTGCTTCCATACTGCCCATTTCGATGGGGTTCTGCAGGGTGACGCCTTCGCCCCGCAGGTAGTCGGTGACCATGCCGTAAGTGTAGGTGCTTTTATCATACAGCACGTAAGTCTCACTGCTGCGCTCCTCCGCCGAGGGCACCGCCTTCGGTTTCGTAGCCCACCGATGATTAGCCGCCACGTAGAGTTCCAACTCGTCGGTAAAGATCGCCCTAAATTCCACGTCTTCCCGGCTCGGTGGCCGCAGCATGAGCGCCAGGTCGATATTGTTGGCCCGCAGCGCTTCGCCCATCAGCGGACTGTCGCCCGGCTCGATCCGGATCACACACTCCGGGAAACTCTGCTTAAACTCCCGCAGCACGCCCGGCAGCAGATACTGACACGCCGTCGTGCTCGCGCCCACC
This portion of the Actomonas aquatica genome encodes:
- a CDS encoding DUF1329 domain-containing protein encodes the protein MKSLLHLTGSLLLTATFACAEISDTDLARLGNDLTPLGGEKAGNADGSIPAWTGGITTPPAGFQVGDHHPDPFADDQPLVTITRANLAQYRDQLTAGHVALIEAYDDYKLVVYPTHRSASVPQRIYDATKEFAPTARLVNDGAGIEGAIRGIPFPVPQNGHEVLWNHLTRYRGDAAIRYIGQAAPQRNGSYTMVEFEDEFWFNYARTDIGPDELNNTLVYFKQAVLAPARLAGTILLAHETLDQVIEPRRAWVYNAGQRRVRRAPQVAYDNPGTAADGMRTSDQFDMFNGAPDRYDWKLVGKREMIVPYNSYKLHSDQVSPDEILQPLHINQDLARYEKHRVWVVDATLKDGTSHLYSRRTFYIDEDSWQILAADQYDSRGELWRVSEAHCINYYDVPVFWSTLEVHTDLVAGRYLAIGLDNDQQMYDFSIQRGERDYSPNALRRDGIK
- a CDS encoding glycosyltransferase family 39 protein; this translates as MALLCLLVLLLGAGLPLAPRLADTPWRRAALTPFAGLLVLFLIGALLHGLRLPATWWPLVGLLATGGLWAGRREVKSWIQDPATRTLLAHWALWALWLLGCLALIRHYSGGDWTNDWIGHYHRAQHILHQSPTDAAFFAADPFPSRPPLLNTITALVLGTVGDTFAHYQVVMTLLGSLAFFPARLLVRELCTGTTEDRAARWLLVLLMASPALMQNATFPWTKLGTAAWVLLAAVLTWRGLRHQHARDLQLAGAAAAGAVVSHYSAAIYLVVALATLAWIARRPEPRRLLLRALPWSAALFAVVMGTWLLWSVGRYGWTTTFASNSTVSFAAEGDALRAFAINLLRTVVPAPFLPPFDPSYVPPANVMADWRDHRFHFYQETLPGMLGLTGLVVLVLSRAVWWPRLGAVVRQLGLPILAVVLLGIAAHTAPAAWGVAHICLLTLPLAFVAGAAVLLAKLPSPRRVVLAAALFFDLAAGIGLQLFIENARITPGILAYGNGEPLLHAYGQTLWLNAAMQIRAGYTLLGEQLPGFAWAPLTLGLVALFITTFRRALRA
- a CDS encoding efflux RND transporter permease subunit, with the protein product MKDRITAALENFVFGNRAKLVVVFALLTALMAWFTSRTHVDASFKKSLPLDHPYIDTFTQYESDFGGANQIVIALMARNGDMFTPEFFAALREATDAVFFLPGVDRAQVQSLFTPNVRYVEVVDGGFAGGNVIPADFTPTPANFAKVKENIIKSGKLGQLVANDFSGAIISAQLLEVDPTTGERIDYIEVADALEKNIRGQFSGWAVDVRLGVHIIGFAKVIGDISDGAQNVLFFFAVAFVITGLLILFYSQSLKLTAFTLGCAFIAVLWQLGTLNALGFGLDPYSILVPFLIFAIGVSHGVQMMRAYRAEAFAGRNSVEAARAAFRQLLVPGGVALLTDTLGFVTMLIIKIEVIRELAITASLGVAVILITNLFLLPILLSYVKLPNHYREKIAGRRTRTDAAWKKVCIVMRPGVSATILLVCVGLGWWAFGQSQKVRIGDTQAGVPELRQTSRYNEDSRTITDKFSIGVDILKVIAEGGPNACVDYDVVTLMDQFQGHMSTVPGVQSIISLTSVAKTVNAGWNEGSLKWRILPSHPAALAQVVSPIETSTGLLNADGSVMPILIFLTDHRAETLTRVTDEVKAFAAANPSEKVKFRLASGNAGVMAATNEVVAAAQYPIVFWVFGAVITLCLITFRSVRAMLCIVLPLLLVSYLGYALMVALQIGLKTSTLPVVALGVGIGVDYGIYIFSRFMICRREGMAFEDAMFEAFTRTGSAVVFTGLTLAIGVSTWIFSELKFQADMGVLLTFMFLVNMIAAIVILPALARWLFGSRRVKTLD
- a CDS encoding WD40/YVTN/BNR-like repeat-containing protein produces the protein MPDIRGGLRLLLALVALCAATVGFAAPTGPLLLDATFAGESIVTVGERGLIRRSTDGGKTWITSDPVVPYTLCAVSFADARNGWAAGHGAVVLRTTDGGLSWQHQYTGPDPESPFLDLLALDGGHLIAIGAFGSYFVSHDAGATWEQEWILDEDMHLNRITRMADGTLFIAGEMGALLRSSDNGVTWDTLDTGEDGSLYGVMELSDHTLLAYGLRGRVYRSTDRGDSWTAVKTPGTGLLMTGIELGAARTIILAGQARTWWMSRDGGRTFTAPTDRTPSIAEVLLTPAGQLLTFGENGVNPAP
- a CDS encoding LysR family transcriptional regulator; amino-acid sequence: MPALIDSRQLLAFSTLARHGSFTSAAKELFLTQSAVSHAIKALETDLGVKVFDRVGKKAHLTLAGERLLTHADRILREMQDARSGIEELCNWGQSRLRVGASTTACQYLLPGVLREFKQSFPECVIRIEPGDSPLMGEALRANNIDLALMLRPPSREDVEFRAIFTDELELYVAANHRWATKPKAVPSAEERSSETYVLYDKSTYTYGMVTDYLRGEGVTLQNPIEMGSMEAAKELVKIGLGVGVFARWVAQKEVEEGSLVPVPIGVQPLRREWGVGHLKGRRLGLAEETFLGLFEAAAEMLQLAMARR